The DNA region GCTGCTCGAATACCTTTTCGAGCTTGTCCCAGTTGGTCTGGGCCGACTTGCGGACCTTGCCCACCGTATCCTCTACGTCACCACGAACGCCGCTGACGGTATCGGTAACCGACTTGCGTCCCTTGTTCTCGAGCTTCGAGCCTTCCTCGACGAGACGCTCGAACAGGCGAGTACCCTCACCGAGCACCTTGCGACTGGTCTCGTCAATGGTCTTCTGACCCTGCTTGAAAATCTTGCCGCCCTCGTCCTGGGCCATGGCAAATGCACCGAGACCGGCCAGCCAGATCTCGTGGGCGTAATCCTGCGCCTGGCTGGTCGCCGTCTTGCGCGTTGCGGTTTTCTTGGCTACCTTCTTCTTGGCAACCTTTTTCTTGGCGGTCTTCTTGGCCATGGGTCCTGCTCTCCTTTCCGCGGGCTTGCGGATTGTGATCGAAATGCCGTTAAGCATTAAGATACGGAT from Wenzhouxiangella sp. AB-CW3 includes:
- a CDS encoding phasin family protein gives rise to the protein MAKKTAKKKVAKKKVAKKTATRKTATSQAQDYAHEIWLAGLGAFAMAQDEGGKIFKQGQKTIDETSRKVLGEGTRLFERLVEEGSKLENKGRKSVTDTVSGVRGDVEDTVGKVRKSAQTNWDKLEKVFEQRVARALSRLGVPTSDEISQLSDRVAELNKRVRELSEQQKSSTTAASKAPKSSSNN